Proteins encoded together in one Neobacillus sp. FSL H8-0543 window:
- a CDS encoding alpha/beta fold hydrolase: protein MSALASIKDFFPFLDIEKETIRWNQVYKVLIEPKPEIESSPRECIWKKNKANLWYYPAKEKKYSIPLFFVYSLLNKPYILDIGEGSSVIGGLTERGYDVYMLDWGSPRHEDNEISLDSYILDYLENAMKRAIRHSDTEEITLVGYCLGGTIAAILASITELPIKNLVLATVPIDFSIGIVPNKWLEGLQKGEINVDRLAKVYGVIPSDIMYAMFRGLSPIYISPYVNLITRAHDKDYVEKWRRMDKWTKDSASFSGASFQQLFNDFYKDNKLLKGELIIGGKQVDLKQIKCPLFVLSTSRDTLVLEPQSLPIMEMVSSEDKTYQVVEAGHVSLALTGAFAIFADAWLASRSQAVQELL from the coding sequence ATGAGTGCTCTAGCATCAATAAAGGATTTTTTTCCATTCCTTGACATTGAAAAAGAAACTATCCGGTGGAATCAAGTTTACAAAGTATTAATCGAACCGAAACCAGAAATAGAGTCTTCACCAAGAGAATGTATTTGGAAGAAGAATAAAGCTAATTTATGGTATTACCCTGCAAAGGAAAAGAAGTATAGTATCCCATTGTTTTTTGTCTACTCACTTCTAAATAAGCCTTATATTTTAGATATTGGTGAGGGAAGCAGTGTGATTGGCGGCTTAACTGAACGAGGATATGATGTATATATGCTTGATTGGGGTTCTCCAAGACATGAAGACAATGAGATTTCACTAGATAGCTATATTCTGGATTATCTGGAGAATGCAATGAAACGTGCCATAAGGCACTCTGATACCGAGGAAATAACACTTGTCGGTTATTGCCTTGGCGGGACAATTGCTGCAATTTTGGCCTCTATTACCGAGCTGCCTATCAAAAATCTGGTACTTGCAACAGTTCCAATCGACTTCAGTATAGGAATTGTTCCAAATAAGTGGTTGGAAGGACTTCAAAAGGGAGAGATTAATGTCGATCGCTTGGCGAAAGTCTATGGTGTAATACCATCAGATATTATGTATGCCATGTTTAGAGGTCTTTCACCAATTTATATTAGTCCATATGTGAACCTAATTACGAGAGCACATGATAAGGATTATGTAGAAAAGTGGCGCCGAATGGACAAGTGGACGAAAGACTCTGCCTCATTTTCGGGGGCATCATTCCAACAATTATTTAATGATTTTTACAAAGACAACAAATTACTAAAAGGAGAGTTAATAATTGGAGGCAAGCAAGTAGATTTAAAACAAATTAAATGCCCACTATTTGTCTTGTCAACTTCAAGGGATACTCTTGTTTTAGAACCGCAAAGTCTTCCTATTATGGAGATGGTTTCAAGTGAAGATAAAACATACCAGGTGGTGGAAGCAGGACATGTTTCCCTTGCATTGACTGGGGCATTTGCGATTTTTGCGGATGCTTGGCTCGCGTCAAGGTCACAGGCTGTACAAGAGCTTCTTTAA
- a CDS encoding alpha/beta hydrolase — MEKSKVSKSGIPYLHFGSGEPLVLIHGLGEEKEGWENQYELADHYEIIIPDLGGHGACNKSDGISIQNFAADVTELLKELGIESAHIAGFSMGGVVAQEIYRQAPDLCRSLLLVSTFHVCPKILRKIIYKSKKAKFEKLLSTGGQGEYAAKLALYSWKEENVNNFIKSFQPKPHIFLSSLKACLNVDNSSLLPTVRVPTLVIGGQYDSILPVQLQLWIHKLIPHSEFTILRNTGHITKLEAKDRFNYLVRNFLNRQKMVV; from the coding sequence ATGGAAAAGTCGAAAGTAAGTAAGTCAGGTATTCCTTATTTGCATTTTGGTAGCGGTGAACCGTTAGTACTTATCCATGGATTAGGTGAGGAAAAAGAAGGATGGGAAAATCAGTATGAGTTAGCAGATCATTATGAAATAATTATCCCTGATTTAGGTGGACATGGAGCATGTAACAAATCTGATGGTATATCCATCCAGAATTTCGCTGCTGATGTTACTGAATTATTAAAAGAGCTTGGTATTGAAAGCGCTCACATCGCTGGGTTTTCTATGGGAGGAGTAGTCGCCCAAGAAATTTACCGTCAGGCACCCGATCTCTGTCGTTCCCTATTGTTGGTCAGTACCTTTCATGTCTGTCCGAAAATACTGCGAAAAATAATCTATAAATCCAAAAAAGCAAAGTTTGAAAAACTTCTTTCAACTGGAGGACAAGGGGAGTATGCTGCAAAACTCGCATTATATTCATGGAAAGAGGAAAATGTAAATAACTTTATAAAGTCTTTTCAACCAAAACCCCATATCTTTCTTTCTTCCTTGAAGGCTTGTTTAAATGTCGATAATTCCTCTCTATTGCCAACAGTACGTGTTCCGACCCTTGTTATTGGCGGACAATACGACTCAATCTTACCAGTACAGCTTCAACTTTGGATACACAAGCTCATACCTCATTCGGAATTTACCATTTTAAGAAATACAGGACATATAACAAAACTAGAAGCAAAGGACCGGTTTAATTATCTTGTTAGGAATTTCTTAAACCGGCAAAAGATGGTTGTATAA
- the phaQ gene encoding poly-beta-hydroxybutyrate-responsive repressor, with protein sequence MVNQDNQNVNPSKNFVLPFILLLLSRMSLHGYELSQKLQTFGFKTIDQGNLYRLLRQLEKDELVSSEWDTNGSGPAKRRYSITKAGATYLKGYANQLESYQSMLDQFFKMYSSFLELYIPSFQKKDPIEKEKNSKRRKDHGTEEG encoded by the coding sequence ATGGTAAATCAAGACAATCAAAATGTCAATCCTTCAAAAAACTTTGTGTTGCCATTTATTTTATTACTCCTTAGCAGAATGTCTCTCCACGGCTATGAACTTAGTCAGAAGTTACAAACATTTGGTTTTAAAACGATTGATCAGGGGAATCTGTACCGACTGTTAAGGCAGCTGGAAAAAGATGAACTTGTATCATCGGAATGGGATACAAATGGAAGTGGTCCTGCAAAGAGAAGATATTCCATAACGAAAGCTGGAGCTACATATTTAAAAGGCTATGCCAATCAACTAGAGTCCTACCAGTCAATGTTGGACCAATTCTTCAAGATGTATTCTAGTTTCCTTGAGCTCTATATTCCTTCATTCCAAAAGAAGGATCCAATAGAGAAAGAAAAAAATAGTAAGAGGAGGAAGGATCATGGCACAGAAGAAGGTTGA
- a CDS encoding NlpC/P60 family protein → MKIKLTVLLTTIMLGIGSVSAIPNVKADTEILTTNQELTEVETELNNLNQQIKRVDQAVLDNKKIITDTENKIKSSQIEIIELEKEIAAINEKVVKRTEVLKNRAISFQETGGNISYIDVLFGATSFSDFIDRIGAVATMVEADQDIVEQHKADKEVVDKKQVSVTNKLTELNHMKTELEGMREQILEQKLQNEAIKEELKKKAEVISSEQAELQRQNSSSTVTPEKMTVRNESNPVKISKGSISAVIEAGYKYIGNSVYVFGGGRTASDIANGRFDCSGFVSWAFSQAGIRVGASTDSLKHEGTPVSVSQMQPGDMVFFNTYKTDGHVGIYVGGGKFIGSQSNTGVAIADMSSGYWEKRFNGRVNRIITQ, encoded by the coding sequence TTGAAGATAAAGTTAACAGTACTTCTAACAACAATCATGCTAGGCATCGGAAGTGTCTCAGCAATACCCAATGTAAAGGCTGATACAGAAATATTAACAACAAATCAGGAACTTACAGAGGTTGAAACCGAACTTAATAATTTAAATCAACAAATTAAGCGGGTAGATCAGGCTGTTTTAGATAATAAAAAAATTATTACGGATACAGAAAATAAAATAAAAAGTTCTCAAATTGAAATAATAGAACTCGAGAAAGAGATTGCTGCAATAAATGAAAAAGTTGTAAAACGTACGGAAGTTCTAAAAAATCGGGCTATTTCCTTTCAAGAAACAGGTGGAAATATAAGCTATATAGATGTTTTATTTGGGGCAACTAGTTTTAGCGATTTTATTGACCGAATCGGAGCGGTCGCAACAATGGTTGAAGCCGATCAGGATATTGTTGAACAACACAAAGCGGATAAAGAAGTTGTTGATAAAAAACAGGTATCGGTAACGAATAAGCTGACTGAGCTTAATCATATGAAAACAGAATTAGAAGGTATGAGAGAACAAATTTTAGAACAAAAATTACAAAATGAAGCAATAAAAGAGGAACTAAAGAAAAAAGCTGAAGTAATATCCTCTGAACAAGCTGAGTTACAACGTCAAAATAGCAGTTCAACAGTAACTCCTGAAAAGATGACAGTGAGGAACGAATCAAATCCTGTTAAGATTTCAAAGGGATCGATTAGTGCTGTTATTGAGGCAGGTTATAAATATATTGGTAATTCTGTCTATGTTTTTGGGGGCGGCAGGACAGCTTCAGACATTGCGAATGGCAGGTTTGATTGTTCCGGGTTTGTTAGTTGGGCATTTTCGCAGGCGGGAATTAGAGTTGGTGCTAGTACAGATTCCTTGAAACATGAAGGAACTCCTGTATCAGTTAGTCAAATGCAGCCTGGTGATATGGTATTCTTTAATACCTATAAAACAGACGGTCATGTCGGCATTTATGTTGGCGGCGGAAAATTCATAGGGTCACAAAGTAACACAGGTGTAGCCATTGCTGATATGAGCAGCGGTTATTGGGAGAAAAGGTTTAATGGGCGTGTGAACCGAATAATAACGCAATAA
- a CDS encoding undecaprenyl-diphosphate phosphatase, with protein MDLLLIIKAIILGLVEGLTEFAPVSSTGHMIIVDDMWLRSKDFLGKYGANTFKVVIQLGSILAVVVTFKDRFIDLLGLGRVFNKNSIKSGGRLKLTQVIVGLIPAGIFGVLLEDYIDEHLFSTETVLIGLVIGAVFMIIADRFGPKNPKIQSVDQITYKQAFTVGLIQCLSLWPGFSRSGSTISGGVLLGMSHRAAADFTFIMAVPIMAGASFLSLVKNWQYIELSALPFFIAGFISAFVFALLSIRFFLKLIDRIKLLPFAIYRIVLAFIIYIVFFL; from the coding sequence ATGGATTTACTTTTGATTATTAAAGCAATTATTTTAGGATTAGTAGAAGGTTTAACAGAATTTGCGCCAGTATCATCAACGGGACATATGATTATTGTTGATGACATGTGGCTTCGTTCAAAAGACTTCTTGGGAAAATATGGGGCAAATACATTTAAAGTAGTCATTCAGCTTGGATCAATTTTAGCTGTAGTTGTTACCTTTAAAGATCGGTTTATTGATTTATTAGGTTTAGGACGCGTGTTTAATAAAAATTCTATCAAGAGCGGCGGCCGTTTAAAGCTAACACAGGTGATTGTAGGCTTAATACCAGCAGGAATCTTCGGTGTGCTTTTAGAAGATTATATTGATGAACATCTTTTTTCGACAGAGACAGTATTAATTGGTTTAGTAATCGGTGCGGTATTTATGATCATCGCTGACCGCTTTGGACCGAAAAACCCTAAAATTCAATCAGTTGACCAAATTACCTATAAACAAGCATTTACAGTTGGTCTTATTCAATGCCTCTCGCTATGGCCCGGTTTTTCTCGTTCTGGTTCAACCATTTCGGGAGGAGTATTATTGGGAATGAGTCATCGAGCAGCAGCTGACTTTACTTTTATTATGGCTGTTCCAATAATGGCAGGTGCTAGCTTTTTATCATTAGTAAAGAATTGGCAATATATAGAATTGAGTGCCTTGCCGTTTTTTATTGCTGGATTTATTAGCGCCTTTGTATTTGCTTTACTATCCATCCGCTTTTTCTTAAAGCTTATAGATAGAATTAAACTTTTACCATTTGCGATTTATCGAATTGTTTTAGCGTTTATCATTTATATTGTATTTTTCTTGTAG
- a CDS encoding ATP-binding protein gives MSLLIIPDYIGLWFLQIISILFPTVLFQSYFRKKVTNKQIQKRINSVLCGISLFICMTFPVSINEEYILDFRFIPLIIVFLYGGFRSGILLSILLITYRYAIGGIGFFLGGLWMTVFFLTVFYFTLPRVGNWDHKRQQAYPYILLTCSLIFFGLGTQFLDDYTFMFSEINLWFWFSVLNYLTLWMVMHLQNSLSEIEEMTEKVIQFEKTHTINQLLVFISQQMLAPIKTANNYLQLIEEEGLTKPQSLHLIQAKSDLIQVENSLEHYHTFMDIKANQTGEISLEKELQEIVKLMKSYSRLHEVEIIYTSTAKDDIAVKGDPSMLRFALLNIIKNGIEACSPNGHVNVYLHEMLKEVYIVIEDNGVGIAPKVLDQLGKPLTSGKVNGTGLGLASTFKITESMGGRVEVDSKPNIGTVFSVYFPKWILS, from the coding sequence ATGAGCTTGCTTATAATACCTGACTATATTGGTCTGTGGTTTTTGCAAATTATAAGTATTTTATTTCCAACAGTTTTATTTCAATCATATTTCCGGAAGAAGGTTACTAATAAACAAATCCAAAAAAGGATTAATAGTGTCTTATGCGGGATATCTTTATTCATATGTATGACATTCCCAGTTTCAATAAACGAGGAATATATTCTAGATTTTCGTTTTATTCCATTGATAATTGTCTTTCTTTATGGTGGTTTTAGAAGTGGGATCTTGCTTTCTATCCTATTAATTACATATCGGTATGCAATCGGTGGAATTGGATTTTTTCTCGGGGGTTTGTGGATGACAGTGTTTTTCCTAACCGTCTTTTATTTTACCCTCCCCCGTGTTGGTAACTGGGATCATAAACGTCAACAAGCATATCCTTATATTTTATTAACCTGTTCACTTATCTTTTTTGGGCTGGGTACACAGTTTTTAGACGATTACACCTTTATGTTTTCCGAAATTAATCTTTGGTTTTGGTTTTCGGTATTAAACTATTTAACTTTATGGATGGTCATGCATCTTCAGAATTCCTTATCGGAAATTGAAGAAATGACGGAAAAAGTCATACAGTTTGAAAAAACACACACGATTAATCAATTGCTTGTTTTTATCTCTCAGCAAATGTTAGCGCCAATAAAAACGGCTAATAATTACCTGCAGCTTATTGAAGAAGAGGGTCTAACAAAACCACAATCTCTTCACTTGATTCAAGCTAAAAGTGACTTAATTCAGGTAGAAAATAGTTTGGAACATTATCATACTTTTATGGATATAAAAGCGAATCAAACAGGAGAAATAAGCTTAGAAAAGGAATTACAGGAAATAGTCAAATTGATGAAATCTTATTCAAGATTACATGAAGTTGAAATCATTTATACGTCTACAGCCAAAGATGATATTGCAGTAAAAGGCGACCCTTCCATGCTCCGGTTTGCGCTGTTAAACATTATTAAAAATGGGATAGAAGCTTGTTCTCCAAATGGGCATGTAAATGTTTACCTGCATGAAATGCTGAAAGAGGTTTATATCGTAATTGAGGATAACGGGGTCGGTATTGCACCTAAGGTACTAGATCAGTTAGGAAAACCCCTGACTTCCGGTAAAGTAAATGGAACCGGTCTTGGACTTGCATCAACCTTTAAAATAACGGAATCAATGGGCGGAAGAGTGGAAGTCGACTCAAAACCAAATATCGGGACCGTTTTTAGTGTCTACTTTCCCAAATGGATTCTTTCATAA
- a CDS encoding ATP-grasp domain-containing protein, producing the protein MKTIVFLGTNRMGSSYEGVKAAKTLGYNTILLTNRSIFVEEKENFPEIDYVRLTDMSSTDEIFKAIAEIISEDNEIGCFISFLDEYVHLAAMLTNELCNSSLSFESLIIMSDKIATRRYLSQKAYTPFYKVITAMDRVEEEGKALIDLFPLIIKSPQSNASKDVFLVDNLREFKKGVKRIQSKNPIHPILIEEYLQGPQYLVEVVIFNGKVSIPAIVEQEVTKGERFIITGYSLCPKIPAAFLQGLEETVFSIITDLHLENGSCHLELKFTDKGWRLIEINPRMAGGAMNRMIEVAYGYNLAEQTIQLFCGHEPNFCRKHENYVYTHYLIIESIGRLLKVSGEELAKSESGVLEVFTKGKTGQIITPPRSMGHRYGYVLATADSREQARRLAIKAAEKIQFYLQPI; encoded by the coding sequence ATGAAAACAATTGTCTTTTTAGGAACGAATCGAATGGGTTCAAGCTATGAAGGAGTAAAAGCAGCAAAAACCTTAGGTTATAATACTATATTACTAACAAATCGGTCCATCTTTGTGGAAGAAAAAGAGAATTTTCCAGAGATAGATTATGTCCGATTGACAGATATGTCCAGTACGGATGAAATATTTAAGGCAATAGCAGAAATTATTTCAGAGGATAACGAAATAGGATGCTTTATTAGTTTTTTAGATGAGTATGTTCATTTAGCTGCTATGCTAACCAACGAACTTTGCAATTCAAGCCTTTCATTCGAATCATTAATCATTATGTCGGATAAAATTGCAACCAGAAGGTACTTATCACAAAAGGCCTATACACCTTTTTATAAAGTTATAACAGCAATGGACAGGGTAGAGGAAGAGGGAAAGGCGTTAATCGATCTGTTTCCTTTAATTATTAAATCACCGCAATCAAATGCGTCCAAGGATGTATTTCTTGTAGATAATTTAAGGGAGTTTAAGAAAGGTGTAAAACGGATTCAAAGTAAAAATCCTATCCATCCTATATTAATTGAGGAATACTTACAGGGTCCCCAATATTTAGTAGAGGTGGTTATATTTAATGGAAAGGTTTCAATACCGGCAATTGTTGAACAGGAAGTAACAAAGGGTGAGCGATTCATCATTACGGGTTATTCCCTCTGTCCAAAGATACCTGCAGCATTTTTACAAGGGTTAGAGGAAACGGTCTTCTCCATTATCACGGACCTACATTTGGAAAATGGTTCTTGTCATTTGGAACTGAAATTTACGGATAAAGGCTGGCGTCTTATTGAAATTAATCCGAGAATGGCTGGCGGTGCGATGAACCGGATGATTGAAGTAGCCTATGGTTATAACCTGGCAGAACAAACGATTCAGCTATTCTGTGGTCATGAACCCAATTTTTGCAGGAAACATGAAAATTATGTTTATACGCATTACTTAATTATTGAATCGATAGGGAGATTGCTTAAGGTATCAGGGGAGGAATTGGCAAAAAGTGAATCTGGTGTTTTAGAGGTATTTACCAAGGGTAAAACTGGCCAAATTATTACTCCGCCTCGTTCAATGGGTCATAGATATGGTTATGTTTTGGCCACAGCAGACTCTAGAGAACAAGCAAGAAGATTAGCCATTAAGGCCGCTGAGAAAATCCAGTTTTACTTGCAGCCAATTTAG
- a CDS encoding CotY/CotZ family spore coat protein, protein MGNHQLESCICEDLQQLLEEQKRLAFEDFRFVCEKIGYDTIPFILSNDKNQLEAWGWTEKGCFFTTTIFRLEALDERACCATLSLLEPVDMDGCPVEMCENIFALRKTLNCIIVDLQCFCSIQPLSPKLVNRQLPIIEPKC, encoded by the coding sequence ATGGGGAATCATCAGTTAGAATCGTGTATTTGCGAGGATTTACAACAACTATTGGAAGAACAAAAAAGGTTAGCCTTTGAAGATTTTCGTTTTGTTTGTGAAAAAATTGGATATGACACCATTCCATTTATTCTTTCCAATGATAAAAATCAGTTAGAAGCATGGGGATGGACAGAAAAAGGCTGTTTTTTTACAACAACGATCTTTAGGTTAGAAGCGCTAGATGAAAGGGCTTGTTGTGCAACTCTCTCCCTTCTGGAACCTGTTGATATGGATGGCTGTCCCGTTGAGATGTGTGAAAATATTTTCGCACTAAGAAAAACATTGAACTGTATCATTGTAGACTTACAATGTTTTTGTTCCATACAGCCATTGTCACCAAAATTAGTTAATCGCCAGCTTCCTATTATTGAACCTAAATGTTAA
- a CDS encoding YjcZ family sporulation protein has product MSGVAGGYGGGFALVVVLFILLIIIGASWCF; this is encoded by the coding sequence ATGTCTGGTGTAGCAGGCGGATACGGTGGAGGATTTGCTCTTGTAGTTGTATTGTTTATTTTGTTAATTATCATCGGGGCTTCTTGGTGCTTCTGA
- a CDS encoding YjcZ family sporulation protein: MSYGYGYGGCGYGYGGCGVGFRGGFALIVVLFILLIIVGAACFR; encoded by the coding sequence ATGTCATATGGATATGGTTACGGTGGTTGCGGCTATGGATACGGTGGTTGCGGTGTTGGATTTCGAGGCGGCTTTGCTTTAATCGTTGTTTTATTTATTCTTTTGATTATTGTAGGCGCAGCTTGCTTTAGATAA
- a CDS encoding YkvA family protein, producing MEKEQANYANQANNYIDNQQKTEGLLKKALLKAKNNKGTLGEAWEKLQLLVELVRAYSKGDYRHVAKSTIITVIAAILYFVSPIDLVPDFLVGLGIIDDAAVIGYTIKKISAELDEFNKWKKTAPIASKSPLD from the coding sequence TTGGAGAAAGAACAGGCGAACTATGCAAATCAGGCAAATAACTATATTGATAATCAGCAGAAAACTGAGGGTTTACTGAAAAAGGCATTGTTAAAAGCAAAAAACAATAAAGGCACATTGGGTGAGGCATGGGAAAAACTGCAATTGCTAGTTGAATTGGTTAGAGCTTATTCAAAAGGTGATTATCGCCATGTAGCAAAAAGTACAATTATTACGGTTATAGCTGCCATCCTATATTTCGTTTCTCCGATTGACCTCGTCCCCGACTTTCTAGTTGGTTTAGGTATTATTGACGATGCAGCCGTAATTGGTTATACGATTAAAAAGATATCAGCTGAATTGGATGAATTTAATAAGTGGAAAAAGACTGCTCCGATTGCGTCAAAGAGCCCTCTTGATTAA
- a CDS encoding AAA family ATPase, with product MNEKTKIVSKFIPLFAALLIIITASVWLVQTTNKKIDIPFSSVEKMIQNQNGKTVTLIERSDGSLHIKAGVQEYQSQVPPNSQIVDKLVEKYNINYAFSNSSRFGKWILAGVLLTLFASAVVLQKTKGGIGLSNSMKRSVSKARALPSISLEDIGGLGEEMKDEIHQTIAAIKEPERATKLGVKPPKGILLYGPPGTGKTLLAQAIAHELNASFFSASGSAFNEMFIGIGASRVRSLFQTARKQGPAVIFIDEVDALAGKRKAHGGEEAEKTLTELLVQLDGGHSNDGILFIAATNRKDMLDDAFLRPGRIDFSFHVPLPDTKGRREIIDIHTKGKSLSEDVLGTLDELAASTSGFSGAELQSLFDTASRRAFRNRQESITKGDLDYALDRTILGSSSRALLDIETKRRVAIHEAGHAIVASLTKPGSVRKATIIPRGEALGYVAPIPNELHLSTTSDLLDRVAMVLAGGVAERLVLGEHSIGVSGDVQQAKHIIEQMVDTGMLQDGFTLTFNKQDKEAKMQELFEKGLTKAEFLINDHKLQYQRLVDSLLTKETLEGYEVEEIVHSTSQKKTEDFILV from the coding sequence TTGAATGAAAAAACAAAGATAGTTTCCAAGTTTATTCCGCTCTTTGCAGCATTATTAATAATCATTACAGCTAGCGTTTGGCTTGTCCAGACAACAAATAAAAAGATTGATATCCCTTTCTCATCAGTAGAAAAAATGATTCAAAATCAGAATGGGAAAACAGTTACGTTGATTGAACGTTCTGACGGCAGTCTACATATCAAAGCCGGTGTACAAGAATATCAGTCACAAGTTCCGCCTAACAGTCAAATTGTGGATAAGCTAGTCGAGAAATATAATATAAATTACGCTTTTTCAAATAGTAGCCGCTTTGGAAAGTGGATATTAGCAGGGGTTTTGCTTACGCTATTTGCTTCAGCAGTGGTTCTGCAAAAAACAAAAGGTGGCATAGGTCTATCTAATTCGATGAAAAGAAGTGTTTCAAAGGCCCGTGCTTTACCCTCTATCAGTCTAGAGGATATCGGCGGCCTTGGTGAAGAAATGAAAGATGAAATCCATCAAACAATAGCAGCAATTAAAGAGCCAGAGCGAGCGACTAAATTGGGAGTAAAACCGCCTAAAGGGATTCTGCTTTATGGACCTCCTGGAACGGGGAAAACACTGCTAGCTCAAGCAATAGCTCATGAACTTAATGCATCATTTTTTTCAGCAAGCGGATCAGCATTTAATGAAATGTTTATCGGAATTGGCGCTAGCCGTGTACGATCGTTATTCCAAACTGCCAGAAAACAAGGACCTGCTGTGATCTTCATTGACGAAGTTGATGCACTAGCCGGGAAAAGAAAAGCTCATGGCGGAGAAGAAGCAGAAAAAACCCTAACAGAACTTCTTGTTCAACTTGATGGCGGACACTCAAATGATGGAATTCTATTTATTGCTGCCACAAATAGAAAAGATATGCTCGATGATGCATTCCTCCGGCCAGGAAGGATTGATTTCTCCTTTCACGTGCCATTGCCTGATACAAAAGGCAGAAGGGAAATCATTGACATTCACACAAAAGGAAAGAGTCTAAGCGAGGATGTCCTAGGTACCTTAGATGAATTAGCTGCTAGTACTTCCGGGTTTTCCGGTGCAGAGCTTCAGTCCCTTTTCGATACAGCAAGTAGAAGAGCCTTTCGAAACAGACAGGAATCTATCACAAAAGGCGACTTGGATTATGCTCTTGATAGAACAATCCTGGGCAGTTCTTCCCGCGCTTTACTTGACATTGAAACGAAGCGCAGAGTCGCTATCCATGAAGCTGGTCATGCCATTGTCGCTTCATTGACAAAACCTGGTTCTGTCAGAAAGGCAACCATTATTCCTCGCGGTGAAGCTCTTGGTTATGTAGCACCAATCCCCAATGAGCTCCATTTATCAACAACAAGTGACCTGCTTGATCGTGTAGCAATGGTTCTAGCCGGTGGTGTTGCCGAAAGATTGGTTCTTGGCGAACATAGCATAGGCGTTAGCGGTGATGTCCAGCAAGCAAAGCATATTATCGAACAAATGGTGGATACAGGTATGCTTCAAGATGGATTCACACTCACCTTCAACAAACAAGATAAGGAAGCAAAGATGCAGGAGCTGTTTGAAAAAGGATTAACAAAAGCTGAGTTCCTAATCAACGATCATAAACTTCAGTATCAACGATTGGTAGATAGTTTATTAACAAAAGAAACACTTGAAGGTTACGAAGTAGAAGAAATTGTCCATAGTACCAGCCAGAAAAAGACCGAAGATTTTATTCTTGTATAG